A section of the Chryseobacterium scophthalmum genome encodes:
- a CDS encoding type II toxin-antitoxin system RelE/ParE family toxin — MFKIKWTPEAEKLYFETLEYWINHNKSNNYSLKIIAEVERKEKLISNNPFIGAIIFGTKEEVRRVLVLENFSIHYRVKKSTVEILSFWANKKDSPF, encoded by the coding sequence ATGTTCAAAATAAAATGGACTCCTGAAGCAGAAAAACTATATTTTGAAACATTAGAATATTGGATTAACCACAATAAGTCTAATAATTATTCTTTAAAAATAATTGCAGAGGTGGAAAGAAAAGAGAAATTAATCTCTAATAATCCTTTTATTGGCGCAATAATTTTCGGAACAAAAGAAGAAGTAAGAAGAGTTCTGGTTTTAGAAAACTTTTCTATTCATTATAGGGTAAAAAAATCAACTGTTGAGATTTTATCTTTTTGGGCAAATAAAAAAGACAGTCCATTTTAA
- the glmM gene encoding phosphoglucosamine mutase, producing the protein MSLIKSISGIRGTIGGKVGDNLTPLDVVKFASAFGTWLQNNKNKKDLTLIIGRDARISGSMVNSLVTATLQGLGINVVDLGLSTTPTVEVMVPELNADGGIILTASHNPKQWNALKLLNEKGEFINGENGAEVLALAESEDFNYAEVDDLGQYETREDAFDIHIQKILDLPMVDVEAIKAKKYKIVLDAVNSTGGIAIPMLFDQLGCETIKLYCEPNGQFPHNPEPLKEHLGDICELVKKENADFGVVVDPDVDRLALVDETGEMFGEEYTLVAVADYLLKNKNGVAVSNLSSSRALRDVAQTHNSEYFASAVGEVNVVNLMKEKNAVIGGEGNGGIIYPDLHYGRDSLVGVALFLTHLVKENKTVSELRAGYPSYFMGKKKIELTPEINVDDLLTKMEKEYQNEEVSTVDGVKIDFENNWVHLRKSNTEPIIRIYTEAKSQEEADKLGDDMIAKIKSLI; encoded by the coding sequence ATGTCATTAATAAAAAGTATTTCGGGAATTCGCGGAACAATTGGTGGAAAAGTTGGTGATAACTTAACACCGCTTGATGTTGTAAAATTTGCTTCTGCTTTCGGAACCTGGCTTCAGAATAATAAAAATAAAAAAGACTTAACCCTGATTATTGGTCGTGATGCGAGAATTTCCGGCTCGATGGTCAATTCTTTAGTAACAGCAACGTTACAGGGATTGGGAATTAATGTGGTTGATTTAGGACTTTCTACAACGCCTACTGTTGAGGTAATGGTTCCTGAATTAAATGCAGATGGTGGAATTATCTTAACGGCTTCTCACAATCCAAAACAATGGAATGCATTGAAGTTATTAAATGAAAAAGGAGAATTCATCAACGGAGAAAACGGTGCTGAAGTTTTAGCTTTGGCTGAAAGCGAAGATTTCAACTATGCTGAAGTTGATGATTTAGGTCAGTATGAAACCAGAGAAGATGCTTTTGATATTCATATTCAGAAGATTCTTGATTTGCCGATGGTTGATGTAGAAGCGATTAAAGCTAAAAAATATAAAATTGTTTTAGATGCTGTGAATTCGACAGGCGGAATTGCAATTCCTATGCTTTTTGATCAATTAGGTTGCGAAACAATTAAATTATACTGCGAACCAAACGGACAGTTTCCTCACAATCCTGAACCGTTGAAAGAACATTTAGGAGATATTTGTGAACTGGTAAAGAAAGAAAATGCAGATTTTGGTGTTGTTGTAGACCCGGATGTTGACAGATTAGCTCTGGTTGATGAAACGGGAGAAATGTTTGGTGAAGAATATACTTTGGTTGCTGTTGCAGATTATTTATTGAAAAATAAAAATGGAGTAGCAGTTTCAAATCTTTCTTCAAGCCGTGCTTTGAGAGATGTTGCGCAGACTCACAACTCAGAATATTTTGCAAGTGCAGTAGGAGAGGTGAATGTGGTGAATTTAATGAAAGAAAAAAATGCTGTAATCGGAGGTGAAGGAAACGGTGGAATTATCTATCCTGATCTTCATTACGGAAGAGATTCTTTGGTGGGAGTTGCTTTGTTTTTAACACATTTAGTAAAAGAAAACAAAACAGTTTCCGAACTGAGAGCTGGCTATCCAAGCTATTTTATGGGTAAAAAGAAAATTGAGCTGACTCCGGAAATTAATGTAGATGATCTTTTAACTAAAATGGAAAAAGAATATCAAAATGAAGAGGTTTCTACGGTTGATGGCGTAAAAATAGATTTTGAAAACAATTGGGTTCACCTTCGTAAATCGAATACAGAACCGATTATCAGAATTTATACAGAGGCTAAATCTCAGGAAGAAGCCGATAAATTGGGTGATGATATGATCGCAAAGATCAAAAGTTTGATTTAA
- a CDS encoding FkbM family methyltransferase, giving the protein MRKKIYLKFKNFLPYYNEYGFKEGYKLYKKLSSSDLNNISLYGIKHPVNLRKNEKSDLEVFKQIFIEKQYQPNHYKNPKTIIDAGGNVGLFTVLMKNKFPDAKLVIIEPDSDNFMMAEKNLKNYSNVQLLNKGVWSSDVKLRIIDEDASKWGIQVVEDNENGKIEAISINTIIKENNFDRIDLLKMDIEGSEKEVFSKNYENWLPKVKILVIELHDSMQKDTSRIFFETLNKTWSHYHLFVSGENLVIENLSI; this is encoded by the coding sequence ATGAGAAAAAAAATATATCTAAAATTTAAAAATTTTTTACCGTATTACAACGAGTACGGATTCAAGGAAGGTTATAAACTTTATAAAAAGCTTTCATCCTCAGATTTAAATAATATTAGTCTTTACGGAATAAAACATCCTGTAAACCTTAGAAAAAATGAAAAATCTGATTTGGAAGTTTTTAAACAGATTTTTATAGAAAAGCAATATCAGCCTAATCATTACAAAAATCCTAAAACCATCATAGATGCAGGAGGAAATGTGGGACTTTTTACAGTTTTGATGAAAAATAAATTTCCTGATGCAAAATTGGTCATTATTGAGCCCGATTCGGATAACTTTATGATGGCAGAAAAGAATCTTAAAAATTATTCTAATGTACAATTACTCAATAAAGGAGTTTGGAGTAGTGACGTTAAATTAAGAATTATTGATGAGGATGCTTCAAAATGGGGAATTCAAGTGGTAGAAGACAATGAAAACGGTAAAATAGAAGCAATAAGTATCAATACAATTATTAAGGAAAATAATTTTGATAGAATTGATTTATTAAAAATGGATATAGAAGGTAGTGAGAAAGAAGTCTTTTCTAAAAATTACGAAAATTGGCTGCCTAAAGTCAAAATTCTTGTTATTGAGCTTCATGATTCCATGCAGAAAGATACCTCTAGAATCTTTTTTGAAACCTTGAATAAAACGTGGTCACATTATCACCTTTTTGTAAGTGGCGAAAACCTGGTTATAGAGAATCTTTCGATTTAA
- a CDS encoding GLPGLI family protein — MKNIFSILFVTVFAFAANAQESKESSNRFFYELSFKPKQDSTKIDKVITVLDITDKNRSVYQDYTVISQDSIMKIEMEAMQKAGTFKDLSKSLKTPKFSARIHKLYPSMKVEYVDKVANGMTPVNIAYTEDLKFNWKISDEKQKIGEYNAQKATTEYGGRKWTAWFSSDLPFQDGPYKFSGLPGLIVKIEDADKNYSWVLQGNKKIKEYSEFSYIEGLMQATGGKPKELTREKFEKTFNDFKKDPFASVRPMMSQEIMSKPMPGTDGTVGDMIKKQEKMYKDFYNANDNPIEKASSISVGNLEKVGKEKDKK, encoded by the coding sequence ATGAAAAATATATTTTCAATACTATTTGTTACTGTTTTTGCTTTTGCTGCAAATGCACAGGAATCAAAAGAAAGCTCAAACCGTTTTTTCTACGAATTGAGTTTCAAACCAAAACAAGATTCTACCAAGATTGATAAAGTAATTACCGTACTGGATATTACAGATAAAAATAGATCTGTTTATCAGGATTACACAGTAATTTCTCAGGATTCTATTATGAAAATAGAGATGGAAGCAATGCAAAAAGCGGGTACTTTTAAAGATCTTTCAAAATCTCTTAAAACGCCTAAATTTTCGGCAAGAATTCACAAACTTTACCCAAGTATGAAAGTGGAGTATGTAGATAAAGTGGCGAATGGAATGACTCCCGTAAATATTGCATACACTGAAGACTTGAAATTTAACTGGAAAATCTCAGACGAAAAACAAAAAATTGGCGAATATAATGCTCAAAAAGCTACGACTGAATATGGTGGAAGAAAATGGACGGCATGGTTCTCTTCAGATCTTCCTTTTCAGGATGGACCATATAAATTCAGCGGACTTCCTGGCTTAATTGTAAAAATTGAAGATGCCGACAAAAATTATTCTTGGGTATTACAGGGTAATAAAAAAATAAAAGAATACAGCGAGTTTTCTTACATTGAAGGTTTAATGCAGGCTACAGGCGGAAAACCAAAAGAATTAACGAGAGAAAAGTTTGAAAAAACTTTTAATGACTTCAAAAAAGATCCTTTTGCTTCGGTAAGACCAATGATGTCACAAGAAATAATGTCTAAACCAATGCCGGGAACCGATGGTACTGTAGGAGATATGATAAAAAAACAAGAGAAAATGTATAAAGATTTCTATAACGCAAACGACAATCCTATAGAAAAAGCAAGTTCTATAAGTGTTGGAAATCTTGAAAAAGTAGGTAAAGAAAAAGACAAAAAATAA
- a CDS encoding DUF4421 family protein, producing the protein MNSKAVTVFFLCLSGFYSKAQTDSTKIKSYADQVMIRVNFDTNIENYTFSEGGEENLNQTILSINNKTKASLSVDYRIISATLSFAPRFFPGNNDNERKGNSSYTDFSFRFFPNRFIQAAYYKNVEGFYIENMQDLIPGWQKDRDPYIKFPDLRVQTFGGSTAYILKKDFSLKSLYTQGEWQKNSKGSWVPFLDYDFTVFRNTINGLKSKEYQYNFGANVGYFYNWVIAEKVNIAPFLTVGFGGKFTNFKDTLDNGTRGPKQNEKYVTVKSSGGLHIGYNSDRFLFGGKINFNATAYDQKENSTVENNNTYGLLYIGYRFPPPKVVERNYNKIQKKIPLL; encoded by the coding sequence TTGAATTCAAAAGCAGTCACTGTTTTTTTTCTTTGTCTGTCTGGTTTTTATTCAAAAGCACAAACAGATAGCACAAAAATAAAGTCTTACGCAGATCAGGTAATGATTCGTGTAAATTTTGATACGAATATAGAAAACTATACTTTTTCTGAAGGTGGCGAAGAAAATTTAAATCAAACCATACTTTCTATCAATAATAAAACAAAAGCTTCCTTGTCTGTTGATTACAGGATTATAAGTGCTACTTTGTCTTTTGCACCTCGGTTTTTCCCCGGAAATAATGATAACGAAAGAAAAGGAAACAGTTCTTACACCGATTTCAGTTTTAGATTTTTTCCAAATAGGTTTATACAGGCTGCGTATTATAAAAATGTAGAAGGGTTTTATATCGAAAATATGCAGGATCTTATTCCGGGTTGGCAAAAAGACAGAGATCCTTACATTAAATTTCCTGATTTAAGAGTTCAGACTTTTGGTGGGTCTACAGCGTATATTTTAAAGAAAGATTTTTCATTAAAAAGCCTTTATACACAAGGTGAATGGCAAAAAAACAGCAAAGGAAGCTGGGTTCCGTTTTTAGATTATGACTTTACAGTTTTCAGAAATACCATTAATGGTTTGAAAAGTAAAGAATATCAGTATAATTTCGGAGCAAACGTCGGATATTTTTACAACTGGGTGATTGCTGAAAAAGTGAATATTGCTCCATTCTTAACCGTAGGTTTTGGTGGAAAATTTACAAATTTCAAAGATACTTTAGATAATGGAACAAGAGGACCAAAACAAAATGAGAAATATGTAACAGTAAAAAGTTCAGGAGGTTTACATATAGGATACAATTCTGACCGTTTTCTGTTTGGTGGAAAAATTAATTTTAATGCAACAGCTTATGACCAAAAAGAAAATTCTACAGTAGAAAATAATAATACTTATGGGCTTCTGTACATCGGTTATCGCTTTCCGCCTCCAAAAGTGGTAGAAAGAAATTATAATAAAATTCAGAAAAAAATTCCGCTACTCTGA
- a CDS encoding FeoA family protein, protein MKDIQLHTLSSFPKNKIGKIVDYDNDNLKMPTKIIEMGLLPETLFKILYQAPFNGPLYIEFGDEKSRIALRKEEGDFIIVEELINAGK, encoded by the coding sequence TTGAAGGATATTCAATTACATACATTAAGCAGCTTTCCAAAAAATAAAATTGGGAAAATAGTAGACTATGATAATGATAACCTAAAAATGCCGACCAAAATCATAGAAATGGGGCTTCTTCCCGAAACTCTGTTTAAAATTCTTTATCAGGCACCGTTTAATGGCCCCCTTTACATAGAATTTGGCGATGAAAAAAGCCGTATTGCTTTGCGTAAAGAAGAAGGAGATTTTATCATTGTAGAAGAATTGATTAATGCAGGAAAATAA
- the feoB gene encoding ferrous iron transport protein B, giving the protein MQENNKKQILLVGNPNVGKSTVFNALSNKKQKTGNYAGVTVSSHSGNYSYKNEEIEIVDLPGSYSIYPSSEDEAIFSKFLIDGQAKYSGVVYILEALSIKRGLLLFQQIQDLGIPMILVLNQIDQAERRGIHIDVEKLSQALNIKVIQTNAKEQIGIEAIKEAVFTNDFVTSEKPSFEIPAEHKNLLDKNSENEYQSWINFTLGKNSDSESKNIVPKRLQVQETVRRYQKVDNILADVITKKAQFKELLTEKLDKILVHKFWGYVVFLFILLIIFQCVYFLAEYPMNWIDEAFAWLSSFAGEHLPEGPINSLVSQGIVPGLGGIIIFAPQIGILLYFLYLLEDSGYMARVVFLMDRILRPFGLNGKSIVPLVSGTACAIPAVISTRNIENLKERLLTILVTPFMTCSARLPVYSIIIGLIISDATIFGIQYKALVLLGMYLLGFFVALLSAAILKNFIKEDGKTYLVMDLPTYKKPLFGYDFKLVLGKVWDFITGAGKIIFIVSIIIWVLSYFGPKQTPSEFVASDVHLDHSYLAKMGKAIEPAIAPLGYDWKMGVGILTSFVAREVFVGTMSTLYSLDDDAPEGKVIDKMRHDIKPNGEKVFNFATGVSVLLFYAFAMQCVSTLAVVYRETKSWKWTGFQVAMMTGLAYFVSLIAYQILK; this is encoded by the coding sequence ATGCAGGAAAATAATAAAAAACAGATACTCTTAGTAGGAAACCCGAATGTAGGAAAATCAACCGTTTTTAACGCTTTATCAAACAAAAAGCAGAAAACAGGTAACTATGCAGGTGTTACAGTATCAAGTCATTCAGGGAATTATTCTTACAAAAACGAGGAGATTGAAATTGTAGATCTTCCCGGATCTTACAGTATTTATCCGAGTTCTGAAGATGAGGCAATTTTTTCTAAATTTCTTATTGACGGGCAAGCAAAATATTCCGGAGTGGTTTATATTCTGGAAGCATTAAGCATTAAAAGAGGTCTTTTGCTATTCCAGCAGATTCAGGATCTTGGAATTCCGATGATTTTGGTTTTAAATCAAATTGATCAGGCGGAAAGAAGAGGAATTCACATTGATGTTGAAAAACTGTCTCAGGCGTTGAATATTAAAGTTATTCAGACCAATGCAAAAGAACAGATAGGAATAGAAGCAATTAAAGAAGCTGTTTTCACTAATGATTTTGTGACTTCTGAAAAGCCGAGTTTTGAAATTCCTGCCGAGCATAAAAATCTTCTTGATAAAAACTCAGAGAATGAGTATCAATCTTGGATTAATTTTACGCTTGGAAAAAACTCAGATTCAGAATCAAAAAATATAGTTCCGAAAAGATTACAGGTTCAGGAAACGGTAAGACGTTATCAGAAGGTTGACAATATTTTAGCAGATGTTATTACTAAAAAAGCTCAGTTTAAAGAACTTTTAACCGAGAAATTAGATAAAATCCTTGTTCATAAATTCTGGGGGTATGTCGTTTTCTTATTTATTTTATTGATCATTTTCCAGTGCGTTTACTTTTTGGCAGAATATCCGATGAATTGGATCGACGAAGCTTTTGCTTGGCTTTCTAGTTTTGCAGGAGAACATCTTCCGGAAGGACCAATCAATTCGTTGGTTTCTCAGGGAATTGTTCCAGGTTTAGGTGGAATTATTATCTTTGCACCACAAATCGGGATCCTTCTGTATTTTCTTTATTTACTGGAAGATTCAGGATATATGGCGAGAGTCGTTTTCCTGATGGACAGAATTTTAAGACCATTTGGATTAAACGGAAAAAGTATAGTTCCATTGGTTTCAGGTACGGCTTGTGCGATTCCTGCGGTAATTTCGACAAGAAATATTGAAAATTTAAAGGAAAGATTACTCACGATTTTGGTAACACCGTTTATGACTTGTTCTGCAAGACTTCCGGTTTACAGTATTATCATTGGCTTAATTATTTCTGATGCCACGATTTTTGGAATTCAATACAAAGCTTTGGTACTTTTAGGAATGTATCTTTTAGGCTTTTTCGTAGCTTTATTATCGGCGGCAATTCTTAAAAACTTTATTAAAGAAGACGGTAAAACTTATCTTGTGATGGATTTACCGACGTATAAAAAACCTCTTTTCGGATACGATTTTAAACTGGTTTTAGGAAAAGTTTGGGACTTCATTACCGGAGCCGGAAAAATTATCTTCATTGTAAGTATCATTATTTGGGTGTTAAGTTATTTCGGTCCAAAACAAACTCCAAGTGAGTTTGTTGCAAGCGATGTTCATCTAGATCATTCTTATCTGGCTAAAATGGGAAAAGCTATTGAACCTGCAATTGCACCGCTTGGTTACGATTGGAAAATGGGAGTGGGAATTCTGACGAGTTTCGTAGCCAGAGAAGTTTTTGTAGGAACAATGTCTACTTTATACAGTTTAGATGATGATGCTCCGGAAGGAAAAGTAATCGATAAAATGAGACACGATATCAAACCGAATGGCGAAAAAGTTTTCAATTTTGCTACAGGGGTTTCGGTGTTGTTGTTTTATGCATTTGCAATGCAGTGTGTTTCTACACTTGCAGTAGTCTACAGAGAAACCAAAAGCTGGAAATGGACTGGCTTTCAGGTGGCAATGATGACCGGTTTGGCATATTTTGTGTCGTTGATAGCTTATCAAATTTTAAAGTAA